One Paraburkholderia caballeronis genomic window, ATCGTGCCTTTCGCCTGCGGCGTCGGCACGAGCGCGGGGTCGTCGAGCACCGCCCAGCCGTAGCCGAAACCCCAGCCCGGCCCCTGCGTCTGCGCCGCCGTGCCGACCTGGTCGCGCATCATCTGCGCGACGGTCTGCGGCTTCAGCACGCTGCCGCCGCCGGCCCGGATCGCGAGCAGAAAGCGCATGAAGTCCGGCGCGGTGCCGACCATGCCCGCGCCGCCGGACGGATACGCGTGCGCGTCGAGCGCGCGTTCCGGCGTATAGCGCAGCACGCCGCCGCCGACCGGCACCGCCGCTTCGGACGCCATCCTGACCGGCTCGGGCGCACCGTCCTGATACGGCGTCGCGAGCCGGCTCGCGGACCGCGCGTGGAAGCCCGTATCGTTCATCCACAGCGGACCGGTTATCTGCTGCTGCACGACCTGCGGCAACGGCTTGCCGGTCGCGCTCGCCAGCGCCGCGCCGAGCACGTCGAGCGACATCGAATACGCCCAACGCTGCCCCGGCGCATAGCTAAGCGGCACCGACGCGATGCGCCGCAGATTCTCGTCGAGACTCACGCCCGGATCGTCGAGGCCGTCCGATACGCCCGCCTTTCGGTACGGCCCGTCGTCCGGCTCCGCGAAGCCGTAGCTCAGGCCCGCCGTATGGGTCAGCAACTGGCGGATCGTGATCGTCGGCACGCTGCCGTCCGGCAGGCGCGGCTGGAACGACGGCAGCCAGCGCGTGACCGGATCGTCGAGGCCGATCTTGCGCTCTTCGACCAGACGCATCGCCGCCGCCGACACCAGCGGCTTCGACAGCGACGCGAAGCGGAAGATCGTGTTGTCGCGCATCGCGACACCGCGCTCGCGGTCCGCGTAACCGGCCGCCCGGCGGTACACGACATGCCCCCGATACGCGACCAGCACCACCGCGCCGACGATCCGCCGTCCGGCGATCGCATCGTCGATGACCGCGTCGATCGCCGAGGCCTGCCCGACCCCGGTTCCCTCCGCCAGACAAGGCACGACCGAAACCACCGAAGCGCCGAGCGCGGCGGCCA contains:
- a CDS encoding serine hydrolase domain-containing protein; the encoded protein is MRRSLVVAAALGASVVSVVPCLAEGTGVGQASAIDAVIDDAIAGRRIVGAVVLVAYRGHVVYRRAAGYADRERGVAMRDNTIFRFASLSKPLVSAAAMRLVEERKIGLDDPVTRWLPSFQPRLPDGSVPTITIRQLLTHTAGLSYGFAEPDDGPYRKAGVSDGLDDPGVSLDENLRRIASVPLSYAPGQRWAYSMSLDVLGAALASATGKPLPQVVQQQITGPLWMNDTGFHARSASRLATPYQDGAPEPVRMASEAAVPVGGGVLRYTPERALDAHAYPSGGAGMVGTAPDFMRFLLAIRAGGGSVLKPQTVAQMMRDQVGTAAQTQGPGWGFGYGWAVLDDPALVPTPQAKGTIQWGGAYGHTWFFDPVNDIAVVALTNTAVEGMSGEFPRELRDAVYRAFAAGPGAGAGASPASASAR